A single genomic interval of uncultured Pseudodesulfovibrio sp. harbors:
- a CDS encoding ATP-binding protein — protein sequence MKLRSFKMRILVWTWALLLGVLAVVFYYSTSVVSSELVKETERRSLRELETVRWLIEDRAPFASEKDFAEWVDAFGFKAGSRITYIYKGRVVADSEVPFSDLKTLDDHASRPEVVAAHVDGSGANVRFSDTLGKDMLYAAVKVDFECVPGIQSGVLRLAVPFSEVSARLGMLKKNFIWIFLGALLFAGMVSVLMSRNMSRSIESFSELAQSIGEGDYSTRLRVLPGGEFKPLARSVNAMAHSIERNIRIIKDQKGQLQAVFEGMREGVMTLDANGRIASYNSALDTMFNLADTTVGRTPIEVTRRFEIQDMVDEVIGNPEIRERSIQLDLMDTRTVEISAVPFFDVNGARKLILVFHDITEMKRSEKGLKDFVANASHQLRTPLTSIKGYTETLLDNPPAKAEDGRFFLETVLKNADHMDKVISSMLALAKSEQMGKRLDLAPVSGRETLNRAVGDVTPWAGERNIEIVSHAPDGELFVMAEVDGLLHVFHNLLNNAIKYSPENGRITVGAEDDGESIVFSVEDQGPGISREHSTKVFERFYRVDENTIDGSGSSGLGLAICRRIVKNFGGEIWHDGYGENTRGARFCFRLDKPA from the coding sequence ATGAAGCTGCGTTCATTCAAAATGCGGATTCTGGTGTGGACCTGGGCACTTTTGCTCGGAGTTCTTGCCGTGGTCTTTTATTATTCCACCAGTGTGGTCAGCAGTGAGCTCGTGAAAGAAACCGAGCGCCGTTCCCTGCGTGAACTGGAAACGGTCCGGTGGCTTATCGAAGACCGTGCCCCGTTCGCGTCGGAAAAGGATTTTGCCGAGTGGGTCGATGCGTTCGGCTTCAAGGCGGGGTCACGCATTACCTATATATATAAAGGGCGTGTCGTCGCGGATTCCGAGGTGCCTTTTTCAGACCTCAAGACGCTAGACGACCATGCTTCCCGCCCCGAAGTCGTTGCCGCCCATGTTGACGGCAGCGGGGCGAACGTCCGGTTTTCCGATACCCTCGGCAAGGACATGCTCTATGCCGCGGTCAAGGTGGACTTTGAATGTGTGCCCGGTATTCAGAGCGGTGTCCTGAGGCTGGCAGTGCCTTTTTCCGAAGTGTCGGCACGGCTGGGCATGCTCAAGAAGAATTTCATCTGGATATTTCTCGGCGCGTTGCTGTTTGCAGGCATGGTCAGTGTACTCATGTCGCGCAACATGAGCCGCAGCATCGAGTCCTTTTCCGAACTGGCCCAGTCCATCGGCGAAGGGGACTACTCCACACGGCTGCGGGTCCTGCCCGGTGGCGAGTTCAAGCCGCTGGCCCGTTCGGTCAATGCCATGGCCCACTCCATCGAGCGCAATATCCGTATCATCAAGGATCAGAAGGGACAGTTGCAGGCTGTTTTCGAAGGCATGCGCGAAGGCGTGATGACGCTTGACGCGAACGGGCGTATCGCCTCGTACAACTCCGCCCTCGATACCATGTTCAATCTTGCGGATACCACTGTCGGCCGGACGCCCATCGAAGTAACCCGCCGGTTCGAGATTCAGGACATGGTTGATGAAGTTATCGGTAACCCCGAGATCAGGGAACGCTCCATTCAGCTGGACCTCATGGACACGCGTACCGTGGAGATCAGTGCCGTGCCGTTCTTTGACGTCAACGGTGCGCGGAAGTTGATTCTCGTGTTTCACGACATCACGGAAATGAAGCGGAGCGAGAAGGGACTCAAGGATTTTGTGGCCAATGCGTCGCACCAGCTTCGTACCCCGCTGACATCCATCAAGGGGTACACTGAAACCCTGCTCGACAACCCCCCTGCCAAAGCTGAAGACGGTCGTTTCTTTCTGGAGACCGTTCTCAAGAATGCCGACCATATGGACAAGGTCATTTCCAGCATGCTCGCCCTTGCCAAATCCGAACAGATGGGCAAGCGGCTCGATCTCGCTCCTGTTTCCGGGCGTGAGACCCTGAACCGTGCCGTGGGCGACGTGACGCCGTGGGCCGGGGAACGGAATATAGAAATAGTCAGCCATGCGCCGGACGGGGAACTGTTCGTCATGGCTGAAGTCGACGGACTGCTGCATGTGTTTCACAACCTGCTCAACAATGCGATCAAGTACAGCCCGGAAAACGGGCGGATCACGGTTGGAGCGGAAGACGACGGCGAATCCATTGTATTCTCTGTGGAGGATCAGGGGCCGGGAATATCCCGTGAGCACAGCACCAAGGTCTTCGAGCGGTTTTACCGCGTGGATGAGAATACCATTGACGGCTCCGGAAGTTCCGGTTTGGGACTTGCCATTTGTCGCCGCATCGTGAAGAATTTCGGCGGAGAGATCTGGCATGACGGTTACGGCGAGAATACGCGCGGCGCGCGGTTCTGTTTCCGTCTGGACAAGCCCGCTTAG
- a CDS encoding inorganic phosphate transporter, with protein sequence MDIYDLFFYLSLGAGFLMAFNLGANDVANSMASAVGARAITVRQAVFIAGILNFVGAVFLGSHVTSTISKGIINPASIQDPKLIMIGMFAALLAAAVWVLIATLTALPVSSTHSIVGAITGFGLVAGGPGVVNWLKMGGIVLSWIISPFFAATIAFLIFSHIRKYILNKRHFIVQAKKWAPIWVSFTVALLALSFLYKTPVGKSLHLHWAVSLGIAAFFCFLAWAGARFFVGRMILDEEEGAEGVERVFRKMQVGTSCYVALSQGANDVANAIGPVAAIYLIAKEHQLLAKADVPMSMLILGGFGIAFGIALLGHKVMATVGGKITTLTNTRGFAVDFGAASTVLVASNMGLPVSTTHAAVGGVVGVGLARGFHAVDFRVLLRIVAYWVATVPIAALTSIIFFVLLKWLCYS encoded by the coding sequence ATGGATATTTACGATCTGTTCTTTTACCTGTCTCTGGGGGCCGGGTTTCTCATGGCCTTCAACCTGGGGGCCAATGATGTTGCCAACTCCATGGCATCAGCGGTCGGGGCCAGAGCGATCACCGTGCGTCAGGCCGTGTTCATTGCGGGCATCCTGAATTTCGTTGGTGCGGTGTTTCTGGGGTCCCACGTGACTTCGACCATCAGTAAGGGCATCATCAATCCGGCATCCATTCAGGATCCGAAGCTGATAATGATCGGCATGTTTGCCGCACTATTGGCAGCCGCGGTCTGGGTGCTCATAGCGACGCTCACGGCGCTCCCTGTATCGTCAACCCATTCCATTGTGGGAGCGATAACCGGGTTTGGACTGGTGGCAGGTGGGCCGGGTGTGGTCAATTGGCTGAAAATGGGCGGGATCGTCCTTTCGTGGATCATATCCCCGTTCTTTGCAGCCACCATCGCATTCCTGATTTTTTCGCATATCAGGAAATATATTCTGAACAAACGTCACTTCATCGTGCAGGCAAAGAAGTGGGCGCCGATCTGGGTGTCGTTCACCGTGGCTCTGCTTGCGCTTTCCTTCCTGTATAAAACTCCCGTGGGCAAATCCCTGCATCTGCATTGGGCCGTGTCTCTCGGGATTGCCGCGTTCTTCTGTTTTCTGGCGTGGGCCGGGGCGCGGTTTTTTGTGGGCCGCATGATTCTGGATGAAGAGGAAGGAGCAGAAGGCGTGGAGCGGGTTTTCCGTAAGATGCAGGTGGGAACGTCCTGCTACGTGGCTCTTTCACAGGGAGCCAACGACGTGGCAAATGCGATCGGTCCGGTGGCGGCCATCTACCTGATCGCCAAGGAACACCAACTGCTCGCCAAGGCGGACGTGCCCATGTCAATGCTGATCCTCGGTGGTTTCGGCATCGCGTTCGGTATCGCATTGCTGGGTCATAAGGTCATGGCAACCGTTGGCGGAAAGATCACCACGTTGACCAATACCCGCGGATTTGCCGTGGACTTCGGCGCGGCCTCAACCGTGCTGGTTGCGTCCAATATGGGACTGCCGGTTTCGACCACACATGCCGCAGTGGGCGGCGTGGTCGGTGTCGGTCTGGCCCGTGGTTTTCATGCGGTCGACTTCCGCGTGCTGCTGCGAATCGTGGCGTACTGGGTGGCTACGGTCCCCATCGCCGCCCTGACCAGTATCATTTTCTTTGTGCTGCTGAAATGGTTGTGTTACAGCTAG
- a CDS encoding DUF47 family protein translates to MSFKIPFFGLVASRSPMDGLIEHYDKIAECIATIDDSLECYVSGGVCREFEDLTRTIDAIENHADVIKRNIRNHLPKGLFMAVEKTLFLNYTKSQDNILDAAQDALHWLGMRKVVIPETIQKDLIYLLDAVARTTVLLGPALKATIALIHGESLDRDGTKTCFRKVRAERDNVRHLKNDLHKKLYAMDIDFKDIYQLMHFIDCLDDMGHNTENCADHLRAMMAR, encoded by the coding sequence ATGTCTTTCAAAATTCCCTTTTTCGGTCTCGTAGCCAGCCGCTCCCCCATGGACGGCCTGATTGAACACTATGACAAGATCGCCGAGTGCATCGCCACCATTGACGACTCTTTGGAGTGCTATGTGTCCGGCGGGGTGTGTCGTGAATTCGAGGACCTGACCCGGACCATCGACGCCATTGAGAATCATGCAGACGTCATCAAGCGCAACATCCGCAACCATCTCCCCAAGGGGCTGTTCATGGCTGTGGAAAAGACCCTGTTCCTGAACTACACCAAGAGTCAGGACAACATTCTCGACGCCGCACAGGATGCCCTGCATTGGCTCGGCATGCGAAAGGTCGTCATTCCGGAAACCATCCAGAAGGACCTCATTTATCTGCTGGATGCCGTGGCCCGCACCACCGTGCTGCTCGGCCCCGCGCTCAAGGCTACCATTGCCCTTATCCACGGCGAGTCTCTTGACCGTGACGGCACCAAGACCTGCTTCCGCAAGGTCCGGGCCGAGCGCGACAACGTGCGTCATCTCAAGAATGATCTGCACAAGAAGCTCTACGCCATGGATATCGACTTCAAGGACATCTACCAGCTCATGCACTTCATCGATTGCCTTGATGACATGGGCCACAACACAGAGAACTGCGCGGACCACCTGCGCGCCATGATGGCTCGATAG
- a CDS encoding tetratricopeptide repeat protein: protein MSGLKKLGILNREGMKACNQGRLEDAMFQLVQAGLIAKKMDSPLHEAKVRNNIGLVHQLTGDFDGARASFRLAQHFAVKGAGKGNSLEKTISRNLSRLERTVDGRAA from the coding sequence ATGAGTGGATTGAAAAAGCTTGGCATATTGAATCGTGAAGGAATGAAGGCATGCAATCAGGGCAGGCTGGAAGATGCCATGTTTCAACTGGTGCAGGCAGGTCTTATTGCCAAGAAGATGGATTCACCCCTGCATGAGGCCAAGGTTCGCAACAATATCGGGTTGGTGCATCAGCTTACCGGTGATTTCGACGGAGCGCGTGCAAGTTTCCGTCTGGCTCAGCATTTCGCAGTCAAGGGAGCGGGCAAGGGGAACTCTCTTGAAAAGACCATTTCGAGAAACCTGAGCCGTCTTGAGCGGACAGTGGATGGCAGGGCTGCCTGA
- a CDS encoding HD-GYP domain-containing protein: MSKNPRIPAAGKLLSEFSGRDSDSALFVTTILHQFAESLGNAIDAKDAHTSTHSDEVAQISHTLALTMGLSPQEADIIHVAGHLHDIGKIGVPDAVLSKQGPLDHKEWLAIRKHPEDGAAILRPVSSLQRLGIVDMVLYHHERYDGKGYPAGLKGAQIPLGARIIALADSLSAMLQNRPYRCARSFESAVREIRHCSGTQFDPRVVDAFCECTDMVQGILSVLATDEAAA, from the coding sequence ATGTCGAAAAATCCTCGTATTCCGGCAGCAGGCAAGCTGCTGTCGGAATTCTCCGGGCGTGATTCGGATTCAGCGCTCTTTGTGACGACCATCCTGCATCAGTTTGCCGAGTCCCTGGGGAACGCCATAGACGCAAAGGACGCGCATACCAGCACGCATTCCGATGAAGTAGCGCAGATAAGCCATACGCTGGCCCTGACCATGGGGCTGTCCCCGCAGGAGGCGGATATCATCCATGTGGCCGGACATCTGCACGACATCGGAAAGATCGGCGTGCCGGATGCCGTTCTCAGTAAGCAGGGACCGCTTGACCACAAGGAATGGCTGGCCATTCGCAAGCACCCCGAAGACGGGGCGGCCATCCTGCGCCCGGTATCGTCCCTTCAACGCCTCGGTATCGTCGATATGGTGCTCTATCACCACGAACGTTATGACGGCAAAGGATACCCCGCCGGTCTCAAGGGCGCCCAGATTCCGCTTGGTGCGCGTATCATCGCATTGGCGGACAGTCTGTCAGCCATGCTTCAGAATCGGCCCTATCGCTGTGCCCGGTCATTTGAAAGTGCCGTCAGGGAAATTCGTCACTGCTCGGGAACCCAGTTTGACCCGCGGGTGGTCGATGCGTTTTGTGAGTGCACGGACATGGTACAGGGGATACTGTCAGTTCTGGCAACGGATGAAGCAGCGGCGTAA
- the ilvD gene encoding dihydroxy-acid dehydratase codes for MRSKKMTGGLEKAPHRSLLYASGLSKEEMDRPLIGVCNAANEIIPGHVHLDTITEAVKKGIMLAGGTPLEFPAIGVCDGLAMNHEGMRMSLPSREIIADSVEIMATAHPFDAIVCIPNCDKIVPGMLMAILRLNIPAVVVSGGPMLAGRKKTADLINVFEGVGKVKAGTMTEEELEDFAETACPTCGSCAGMFTANSMNCLSESIGLALPGNGTIPAVMSARIRLAKQAGMQVMELLERNIRPRDIVTEKSVHNAVTMDMALGCSTNTTLHLPALFAEAGLDLSLEMFNEVSKKTPNLCKLSPAGPHYIEDLNEAGGIPGVMSELAKKDLLHLDVMTATGKTLGENLIALDAKVTNNDIVRPIDNPYSEEGGIAILYGNIAEEGCCVKQSAVAPEMMVNTGVARVFNSEEDCVEAILGGKIKPGDVVVVLYEGPKGGPGMREMLTPTSAIAGMGLGESVALITDGRFSGGTRGAAIGHISPEAAAGGTVGLIQEGDKIEIDIPARSINLVVDEAELEERRKNFKPIVKEVKSPLLRRYARLVTSASTGAVYEK; via the coding sequence ATGCGAAGCAAGAAAATGACCGGTGGTTTGGAAAAGGCACCTCATCGCTCGCTGCTGTATGCGAGCGGATTGTCCAAGGAAGAAATGGACAGGCCCCTTATCGGCGTATGTAACGCTGCCAACGAAATCATTCCCGGCCATGTACATCTAGATACCATCACCGAAGCCGTGAAAAAGGGCATCATGCTCGCAGGCGGCACCCCCCTGGAATTCCCGGCTATCGGCGTATGCGACGGCCTTGCCATGAATCACGAAGGCATGCGGATGTCGCTGCCCAGCCGCGAGATCATCGCCGACTCCGTGGAGATCATGGCAACAGCCCATCCCTTTGACGCCATCGTCTGCATCCCCAACTGCGACAAAATCGTTCCCGGCATGCTCATGGCCATCCTGCGCCTCAACATCCCGGCCGTGGTCGTCTCCGGCGGCCCCATGCTCGCAGGACGTAAAAAGACAGCGGACCTCATCAACGTCTTCGAGGGCGTGGGCAAGGTCAAGGCCGGAACCATGACCGAAGAAGAACTGGAAGATTTCGCCGAGACCGCCTGCCCGACCTGCGGGTCCTGCGCCGGCATGTTCACGGCAAACTCCATGAACTGCCTGTCCGAGTCCATCGGCCTCGCCCTGCCCGGCAACGGCACCATCCCGGCTGTCATGTCCGCACGCATCCGTCTGGCAAAGCAGGCGGGCATGCAGGTCATGGAACTGCTGGAACGCAACATCCGTCCCCGCGACATAGTCACGGAAAAGTCCGTGCACAACGCCGTGACCATGGACATGGCGCTGGGCTGTTCCACCAACACCACCCTGCACCTCCCGGCCCTGTTCGCTGAAGCAGGTCTCGACCTAAGCCTCGAAATGTTCAACGAGGTCAGCAAAAAGACACCCAACCTGTGCAAACTTTCCCCGGCAGGACCGCACTACATCGAAGATCTGAACGAGGCCGGCGGCATTCCCGGCGTCATGAGCGAACTGGCCAAGAAAGACCTGCTGCACCTCGACGTCATGACCGCTACCGGCAAGACGCTGGGCGAGAACCTGATCGCCCTCGATGCCAAGGTCACCAACAACGACATCGTCCGCCCCATTGACAATCCCTATTCCGAAGAGGGCGGCATCGCCATTCTCTACGGCAACATCGCGGAGGAAGGCTGCTGCGTAAAGCAGTCCGCCGTGGCCCCGGAAATGATGGTCAACACGGGTGTGGCCCGGGTTTTCAATTCCGAGGAAGATTGTGTTGAAGCCATTCTCGGAGGCAAGATCAAACCGGGCGACGTGGTGGTCGTGCTCTATGAAGGCCCCAAAGGTGGCCCCGGCATGCGCGAGATGCTCACCCCGACCTCAGCAATCGCCGGTATGGGACTGGGCGAATCCGTGGCGCTCATCACGGACGGCCGCTTCTCCGGCGGCACACGCGGCGCTGCCATCGGACACATCTCGCCCGAAGCGGCAGCAGGCGGAACCGTCGGCCTGATTCAGGAAGGCGACAAAATTGAGATTGATATTCCGGCCCGCTCCATCAACCTGGTCGTTGACGAAGCAGAACTGGAAGAACGCCGCAAGAACTTCAAGCCGATAGTCAAGGAAGTCAAATCTCCCCTGCTCCGGCGCTACGCAAGACTCGTCACCTCCGCCTCAACGGGCGCGGTATACGAAAAGTAG
- the nrfD gene encoding NrfD/PsrC family molybdoenzyme membrane anchor subunit yields the protein MLELALKGSKRYFAWVAFLLVLIGIGGLAYLDQLMVGLKTTGMSRDVSWGFYISQLTYLVGLAASGVMIVLPNYFHGYKANKHMVIFGEFMAIAACIMCLLFVVVDIGQPSRMMNLFLHPTPNSILFWDAMVINGYLFLNLFVGWTCLTADRARLPHPKWLKPFIYISIIWAFSIHTVTAFLYQGLPGRHYWLTAILAARFLASAFCAGPAILTLVMLVVERVTTFKIPRNALKTLVKIIAYAMCVNMFFFALEVFTAFYSNMPGHTHPLVYLFAGVHGHHELVALMWTFIGFAAISIALLVTPKLRNNMKLLPWTLAILVIATWLDKGLGLLIGGFNPTPFNTITPYWPTGKELLVSMMIYAIGALIVTVLFKIATDVKKEMGHSQKLPCGCSTEDGCDCAAAEEAEAAPAE from the coding sequence ATGCTTGAATTAGCTCTCAAAGGCTCCAAAAGATACTTTGCCTGGGTTGCATTCCTCCTGGTGCTGATCGGAATCGGTGGCCTGGCTTACCTCGACCAGTTGATGGTCGGCCTGAAAACCACCGGCATGAGCCGTGACGTATCCTGGGGTTTCTACATCTCCCAGCTCACCTACCTTGTCGGTCTGGCCGCCTCCGGTGTCATGATCGTGCTGCCGAACTACTTCCACGGGTACAAGGCCAACAAGCACATGGTCATCTTCGGTGAATTCATGGCGATCGCCGCCTGTATAATGTGCCTCCTGTTCGTCGTCGTCGACATCGGTCAGCCGAGCCGCATGATGAACCTGTTCCTCCACCCCACTCCGAACTCCATTCTGTTCTGGGATGCGATGGTCATTAACGGCTATCTGTTCCTGAACCTGTTCGTGGGCTGGACCTGCCTGACCGCTGACCGTGCGCGTCTGCCGCACCCGAAGTGGCTCAAGCCGTTCATCTACATCTCCATCATCTGGGCGTTCTCGATCCATACCGTTACCGCGTTCCTGTATCAGGGCCTGCCCGGCCGCCACTACTGGCTCACCGCCATTCTGGCTGCCCGCTTCCTTGCTTCCGCGTTCTGCGCCGGTCCCGCGATCCTGACGCTCGTCATGCTGGTCGTCGAGAGGGTCACCACCTTCAAGATTCCCAGAAATGCCCTGAAGACTCTGGTCAAGATCATTGCCTACGCCATGTGCGTGAACATGTTCTTCTTCGCCCTTGAAGTCTTCACCGCCTTCTACTCCAATATGCCCGGCCACACGCATCCGCTGGTCTACCTGTTCGCAGGCGTCCACGGTCATCATGAACTGGTCGCGCTCATGTGGACCTTCATCGGTTTCGCAGCCATCTCCATCGCCCTGCTGGTGACGCCGAAGCTGCGTAACAACATGAAGCTCCTGCCCTGGACTCTCGCCATCCTCGTGATCGCCACTTGGCTGGACAAGGGTCTTGGCCTGCTGATCGGTGGTTTCAACCCCACTCCCTTTAATACCATCACACCTTACTGGCCTACCGGAAAAGAGCTGCTGGTCTCCATGATGATTTACGCCATCGGCGCACTCATCGTGACAGTCCTCTTCAAGATCGCCACTGATGTCAAAAAGGAAATGGGGCACTCCCAGAAACTGCCTTGCGGCTGTTCCACCGAGGACGGCTGCGATTGCGCTGCTGCCGAAGAGGCAGAAGCCGCACCGGCCGAATAG
- a CDS encoding 4Fe-4S dicluster domain-containing protein, translated as MKKNRRNFIKLAGIAAAGLAVAPKAMASGGGHSPASVNKDAIHAKHWGMVIDTTKLNTAEAIAKLAKVCHSIHNVPTIPNNQDVKWLWSDTYDHTFPEQENPHLAEEVHQRAYPLLCNHCEEPSCVRVCPTKATFKRADGIVAMDYHRCIGCRYCMAACPFGSRSFNWGEPREYLDLAKLNPEFPTRMRGVVEKCNFCVERLAVGKLPACVEASEGAIVFGDLNDPDSDVRKVLRERFTIRRKPTVGTEPSVYYII; from the coding sequence ATGAAGAAGAACAGAAGAAACTTCATCAAGCTTGCCGGTATTGCTGCGGCTGGTCTTGCTGTGGCCCCCAAGGCCATGGCTTCCGGCGGCGGACATTCCCCGGCTTCGGTCAACAAGGATGCCATCCATGCCAAACATTGGGGCATGGTCATCGATACCACCAAGCTGAACACCGCGGAAGCCATCGCCAAGCTGGCGAAGGTCTGCCACTCCATCCACAACGTTCCGACCATTCCGAACAATCAGGATGTGAAATGGCTGTGGTCCGACACATACGATCACACCTTCCCGGAGCAGGAAAACCCGCATCTGGCTGAAGAAGTTCACCAGCGCGCGTATCCGCTGCTGTGCAACCACTGTGAAGAGCCGTCCTGCGTGCGCGTCTGCCCCACCAAGGCAACGTTCAAACGCGCTGACGGCATCGTCGCCATGGACTACCACCGCTGCATCGGCTGCCGGTACTGCATGGCTGCATGCCCGTTCGGCTCCCGCTCCTTCAACTGGGGCGAACCCCGCGAATACCTCGATCTGGCTAAGCTGAACCCCGAGTTCCCCACCCGCATGCGCGGCGTCGTTGAGAAGTGCAACTTCTGCGTCGAACGTCTGGCCGTGGGCAAGCTGCCCGCCTGTGTGGAAGCCTCCGAGGGCGCCATCGTTTTCGGCGATCTCAACGATCCCGATTCCGATGTCCGCAAAGTTCTTCGCGAGCGGTTCACCATTCGTCGTAAACCCACTGTCGGCACCGAGCCCAGTGTTTACTACATCATATAG
- the dsrJ gene encoding sulfate reduction electron transfer complex DsrMKJOP subunit DsrJ, with product MHYGFPIIIGLVIFIGALCAPFAMGTIVTKKYEEPKLVFPKGEKECIESKEYMRTTHMQLLNEWRDWALREGKRTYTNHAGKEFKISLQNTCMKCHDNKADFCDKCHNDAGVSPYCWDCHTQPEGLK from the coding sequence ATGCACTACGGATTCCCGATCATCATCGGCCTGGTCATCTTCATCGGTGCGCTCTGCGCTCCGTTCGCCATGGGCACGATCGTGACCAAGAAGTACGAGGAACCGAAGCTCGTTTTCCCGAAAGGTGAAAAGGAATGCATCGAGTCCAAGGAGTACATGCGTACCACGCACATGCAGCTCCTCAACGAATGGCGTGACTGGGCGCTTCGCGAAGGCAAACGCACCTACACCAACCACGCTGGCAAAGAGTTCAAGATCAGCTTGCAGAACACCTGCATGAAGTGCCACGACAACAAGGCCGACTTCTGCGACAAGTGTCACAACGACGCAGGCGTCTCCCCCTACTGCTGGGATTGTCATACACAGCCGGAGGGTTTGAAATAA
- a CDS encoding (Fe-S)-binding protein — MSDIPKADELFKSIDYAPPATGWMETPVDFSPGNWCYPAKPEKMEYMDSKLPGLWGPAREWNPSEMDWKLPANWKETVVNGFRERLGKFRTLQVFMDICVRCGACADKCHYFIGSGDPKNMPVLRAELMRSVYRGEFTLAGKILSKFTGSRVMEEDVLKEWFIYFYQCTQCRRCSLFCPYGIDTAEMTMMARELMHLVGLNTNWIMEPVSNCNITGNHLGIQPHAFADIVEFMVDDIEEVTGRRVKAPLNEKGHEILFITPSGDVFADPGIYTFMGYLMLFDYLDLDYTMSTYASEGGNFGSFTNNESMKKLNAKMYAEANRLGCKWILGGECGHMWRVVHQYMDTMTGDTQGSQMTTPKSPITGTVFDTAAATKMLHITEFTADLMKHKKLRLDPSRNDHLRVTFHDSCNPARGMGLLEEPRYVIKNVCNNYFEMPEGTTREQTFCCAGGSGLNTDEIMEIRLRGGLPRGNALRYVQQKHDVNTMACICAIDRATLIPLADYWAPGVTITGTHELVANALVFEEGEERTMDLRQEPLPGYEDEDDNWTPPNMEDA, encoded by the coding sequence ATGTCCGACATCCCAAAAGCTGATGAGCTCTTCAAGAGCATAGATTACGCTCCTCCGGCAACAGGCTGGATGGAGACCCCGGTGGACTTTTCACCGGGTAACTGGTGCTACCCCGCCAAGCCGGAAAAGATGGAGTACATGGACTCCAAGCTTCCCGGTCTCTGGGGTCCCGCCCGCGAATGGAATCCCAGTGAAATGGACTGGAAACTTCCTGCCAACTGGAAGGAAACAGTCGTCAACGGTTTCCGCGAGCGTCTTGGCAAGTTCCGCACATTGCAGGTCTTCATGGACATCTGTGTCCGTTGCGGTGCCTGTGCAGACAAATGTCACTACTTCATCGGTTCCGGTGATCCCAAGAACATGCCTGTTCTTCGCGCCGAGCTGATGCGTTCCGTTTACCGCGGCGAATTCACCCTGGCAGGCAAGATCCTGTCCAAGTTCACGGGTTCCCGCGTCATGGAAGAAGATGTCCTGAAAGAATGGTTCATCTACTTCTACCAGTGCACTCAGTGCCGCCGCTGCTCCCTGTTCTGCCCCTACGGCATCGATACCGCGGAAATGACCATGATGGCCCGCGAGCTCATGCACCTGGTCGGTCTGAACACCAACTGGATCATGGAGCCGGTTTCCAACTGTAATATCACCGGTAACCACCTCGGCATTCAGCCCCATGCTTTCGCGGACATCGTGGAATTCATGGTTGACGACATCGAGGAAGTCACCGGACGCCGCGTCAAGGCCCCGCTCAACGAAAAGGGCCACGAGATCCTGTTCATCACCCCGTCCGGCGACGTGTTCGCGGACCCCGGCATCTACACCTTCATGGGTTACCTGATGCTGTTCGATTACCTTGATCTCGACTACACCATGTCCACCTACGCATCCGAGGGCGGCAACTTCGGCTCGTTCACCAACAACGAGTCCATGAAGAAGCTCAACGCCAAGATGTACGCCGAAGCCAACCGCCTCGGCTGTAAGTGGATTCTCGGTGGCGAGTGCGGCCACATGTGGCGTGTTGTCCACCAGTACATGGACACCATGACCGGCGACACTCAGGGTTCCCAGATGACCACCCCGAAGTCCCCGATCACCGGCACGGTCTTCGACACCGCCGCCGCCACCAAGATGCTGCACATCACCGAGTTCACGGCTGACCTGATGAAGCACAAGAAGCTGCGTCTCGATCCCAGCCGCAATGACCATCTGCGCGTCACGTTCCACGACTCCTGCAACCCGGCCCGCGGCATGGGACTGCTGGAAGAACCGCGCTACGTCATCAAGAACGTGTGCAACAACTACTTCGAGATGCCCGAAGGCACCACTCGCGAGCAGACCTTCTGCTGTGCGGGCGGCTCCGGCCTGAACACCGACGAGATCATGGAAATCCGCCTGCGCGGCGGCCTGCCTCGCGGTAACGCCCTTCGTTATGTCCAGCAGAAGCACGACGTGAACACCATGGCCTGCATCTGTGCAATCGACCGCGCCACCCTGATCCCGCTGGCCGACTACTGGGCTCCCGGCGTCACCATCACCGGTACGCACGAGCTCGTAGCCAACGCGCTGGTCTTCGAGGAAGGCGAGGAACGTACCATGGACCTCCGCCAGGAACCGCTTCCCGGTTACGAGGACGAGGACGACAACTGGACGCCCCCGAACATGGAGGATGCATAA